The Halomonas qaidamensis genome includes the window GGCTGGGTTGGCGCCTACAAACCCGCCGTCGAGTTCTTCAAAACGTTGGATAAGAACGGCTTTATCGGCTGGTGTTGAGCGTAATGCTGCGTAATAAGCCGAAATTCCCTCCATTGCATCGCGAAACTCAAGTAAATCCAGGTGAAACTCATTGTGTCGTGAAAGCATTTCTAACAGCGGGTCGGTGTAGCCGCTGTTTAGCGTTTCATTAACAAATGTACCGCCCCCTTGGCGGCTATTCAGCAGGCCTCGTGCGGCAAGCTTTTGGATAGCTTCGCGTAGAGAAGGGCGAGAAACGCCAAAACGTTCGGCAAGCTCTCTTTCTGGGGGCAGGCGCTGGCCAGGCTTGAGGCTACCTTCAAGAATCATTGCCTCAAGGCGCTCAGTAATTACATCAGCCAAACGTTGTTGGCGAAGGGGCGGATACGACATGAAATTCATGCTCCTATAATTGGTAATACCAATTCTAAAAGTTTCATATGTTTTGCTCAAGCATCAATTATAAACCTCAGCTTATCCATAGAGATTAGGTAGAAAGTAACTTCTTGCTTATGTAACTAAAGTATAAGCGTGGTAAAAGCCTTTGTTGGGGTTGTCAATTGACATGATGAAAGGGGCTGTTTAGTGTGGCATCTAATCAATCTGTAAATTGGTAATACCAATTTTACTTGTGGCGTTTAACATTAACGCTTCGATGACCGTGTATAGATAGTACTTATAAATAGTGCATCTATTTATTGCATAGGGCCTGCCATGATCATTTCATCACCTACGGACTACCGCCAAGCTGCCAAGCGTCGTATTCCCCCGTTTCTGTTTCACTATGCTGACGGCGGGTCGTACGCAGAGCATACGTTGCGGAGCAATGTTGAAGACCTGGCGGGTGTCGCGTTGCGGCAGCGGGTGTTAAAGGATATGTCGTCGCTATCGCTGGAAACCGAGCTGTTTGGCGAAAAGATGGCAATGCCTCTTGCCTTGGCGCCGGTGGGGCTAACCGGCATGTACGCTAGGCGTGGTGAAGTCCAGGCAGCGCGGGCAGCGACCAAGAAAGGCATACCATTTACGTTATCGACGGTATCCGTATGCCCTATTGCTGAAGTGGCGTCGGCAGTTGAGCGGCCCATTTGGTTTCAGCTTTATGTACTGAAGGATCGGGGCTTTATGAAGCACGTGCTTGAGCGTGCTAAGGCGGCAGGGGTTAAAACATTAATCTTCACCGTTGATATGCCTGTACCTGGGGCGCGTTATCGCGATGCCCACTCAGGTATGAGCGGCAAAAGCGGGCCTATGAAACGTATGCTTCAGGCTGCATTGCATCCTCTTTGGGCTTGGGATGTAGGTGTTCGTGGTCGCCCGCATGATCTAGGCAACGTGTCTGATTATCGTGGTCAGCCGACAGAGCTTGAGGATTATATTGCTTGGCTTGGCGATAACTTTGATCCCTCTATTTCCTGGAAAGATCTGGATTGGATT containing:
- a CDS encoding GntR family transcriptional regulator encodes the protein MSYPPLRQQRLADVITERLEAMILEGSLKPGQRLPPERELAERFGVSRPSLREAIQKLAARGLLNSRQGGGTFVNETLNSGYTDPLLEMLSRHNEFHLDLLEFRDAMEGISAYYAALRSTPADKAVLIQRFEELDGGFVGANPAQEAKLDAAFHLAIAEAAHNVLLLHTIRGIFHLLEQSIVDNLAHLFAKPNSRAQLMKQHRALLDAILEGRAEDARSRAHEHLVYVEEGLLEMARAETRAQRALRRAQGTSSTPA
- the lldD gene encoding FMN-dependent L-lactate dehydrogenase LldD yields the protein MIISSPTDYRQAAKRRIPPFLFHYADGGSYAEHTLRSNVEDLAGVALRQRVLKDMSSLSLETELFGEKMAMPLALAPVGLTGMYARRGEVQAARAATKKGIPFTLSTVSVCPIAEVASAVERPIWFQLYVLKDRGFMKHVLERAKAAGVKTLIFTVDMPVPGARYRDAHSGMSGKSGPMKRMLQAALHPLWAWDVGVRGRPHDLGNVSDYRGQPTELEDYIAWLGDNFDPSISWKDLDWIREQWDGPMVIKGILDAEDARDAVRFGADGIVVSNHGGRQLDGVPSTARALPAIADAVKGDLAILADSGVRNGLDVVRMVAMGADTVLIGRAFIYALAAAGEAGVANLLELFEKEMRVAMTLTGARTIADLNTESLVPDAIPVLK